Proteins encoded within one genomic window of Candidatus Rokuibacteriota bacterium:
- a CDS encoding ABC transporter permease encodes LENLNITAARIKELGAEGLLPPFKTSCLDHEGGVGVLMQQWDGQKWVRISNWIEPYKDFVRAEVEKSAAAYAKEKAITPRVCPG; translated from the coding sequence GCCTTGAGAACCTCAACATTACCGCCGCCCGCATCAAAGAGCTGGGCGCGGAGGGGCTCCTGCCGCCGTTTAAGACGAGCTGCCTGGACCATGAGGGCGGCGTGGGGGTGCTCATGCAGCAGTGGGATGGCCAGAAGTGGGTGCGGATCAGCAACTGGATCGAGCCGTACAAGGATTTCGTGAGGGCTGAGGTGGAGAAGTCCGCGGCGGCCTATGCCAAGGAGAAAGCAATCACGCCGCGAGTCTGCCCCGGCTAA
- a CDS encoding ABC transporter ATP-binding protein — MPVSGVSGPLLKVNNIEVIYEHVILVLKGVSLQVPEGGIVALLGANGAGKSTTLKAISSLVRAERGEVTKGSIEFAGTRIDGMDPARVVAVGITQIMEGRRMFEHLTVEDDLLTGAHSRRDGRAVVKQDLERVYHYFPRLIQRRGVKTGYLSGGEQQMVAIGRALMARPRLMLLDEPSMGLAPMLVEEIFDIVGRLNREERVAVLLAEQNAAMALRIAQHGYVMENGRVVLDGDAKTLSDNEDVKEFYLGLTGVGQRKSYREVKHYHRRKRWLS; from the coding sequence ATCCCGGTGAGCGGTGTTTCGGGTCCCCTGCTCAAGGTCAACAACATCGAGGTTATCTACGAGCACGTGATCCTGGTGCTCAAAGGGGTGTCGCTTCAAGTGCCCGAGGGGGGCATCGTGGCCCTCCTCGGGGCCAACGGGGCGGGAAAGAGCACGACGCTCAAGGCGATCTCGAGCCTGGTGCGTGCCGAGCGAGGCGAAGTGACGAAGGGCTCGATCGAGTTCGCCGGTACGCGCATCGATGGCATGGATCCGGCACGTGTGGTCGCCGTCGGCATCACCCAGATCATGGAAGGCCGGCGCATGTTTGAGCACCTGACCGTGGAGGATGATCTCCTGACCGGTGCCCACAGCCGCCGCGACGGACGCGCAGTGGTCAAGCAGGATCTGGAGCGTGTCTACCACTATTTCCCGCGGCTGATCCAGCGCCGCGGTGTCAAGACAGGTTACTTGTCAGGCGGTGAGCAGCAGATGGTCGCCATCGGGCGGGCGCTGATGGCGCGTCCCCGTCTGATGCTCCTCGACGAGCCCTCCATGGGGCTGGCGCCCATGCTGGTGGAAGAGATCTTTGACATCGTCGGCCGCCTCAATCGGGAGGAAAGAGTGGCGGTCCTGCTCGCCGAGCAAAACGCCGCCATGGCGCTCCGCATCGCGCAGCACGGCTACGTCATGGAGAACGGCCGTGTCGTCTTGGACGGCGATGCGAAGACCCTCAGCGACAACGAAGACGTCAAAGAGTTCTATCTGGGCCTGACCGGCGTCGGCCAAAGGAAGAGCTATCGCGAGGTCAAACACTACCACCGCCGCAAACGCTGGCTGAGTTAA
- a CDS encoding ABC transporter ATP-binding protein yields the protein MTDHSQLRIEDVSKQFGGVQALNRVSLEVRTGEVVSVIGPNGAGKTTLVNCANGVFHPEEGRILLDGADITRLGPARIATLGIARTFQNIALFRGMTVLDNLMLGRHIHMKGGVFRSVIYWGPGQREEVEHRRVVEDIIDFLEIEAIRKRVVGSLPYGLQKRVELGRALAMHPKVLLLDEPMGGMNIEEKEDMARFILDVNDEWGTTIVLIEHDMGVVMDISQRVVVLDLGSKIAEGTPVEVKSNPVVIKAYLGAKAAG from the coding sequence GTGACCGACCACAGCCAGCTCCGGATCGAGGACGTATCGAAGCAGTTCGGCGGGGTCCAGGCCCTGAACCGGGTCAGCCTGGAGGTCCGGACGGGGGAGGTCGTGTCGGTGATCGGGCCCAACGGGGCCGGCAAGACCACGCTGGTCAACTGCGCCAACGGCGTGTTCCACCCGGAGGAGGGGCGCATCCTGCTGGACGGAGCCGACATCACCCGCCTCGGCCCGGCGAGGATCGCGACCCTCGGGATCGCCCGCACGTTTCAGAACATCGCCCTGTTCCGGGGCATGACGGTCCTGGACAACCTGATGCTCGGCCGCCACATTCACATGAAGGGCGGCGTCTTCCGGTCGGTGATCTACTGGGGGCCCGGGCAGCGGGAGGAGGTGGAGCACCGGCGGGTGGTGGAGGACATCATCGACTTCCTCGAGATCGAGGCCATCCGCAAGCGCGTGGTGGGCTCGCTGCCCTACGGGCTCCAGAAGCGCGTCGAGCTGGGGCGGGCCCTGGCCATGCACCCCAAGGTCCTGCTGCTCGACGAGCCGATGGGGGGCATGAACATCGAGGAAAAGGAGGACATGGCCCGCTTCATCCTTGACGTGAACGACGAGTGGGGTACCACGATCGTTCTCATCGAGCACGACATGGGCGTGGTGATGGACATCTCGCAGCGGGTCGTGGTCCTCGATCTCGGCTCGAAGATCGCCGAAGGGACGCCCGTCGAGGTGAAGAGCAACCCGGTGGTGATCAAGGCGTACCTGGGCGCGAAGGCCGCCGGTTAG